The nucleotide window GGGAAGAACTTTCGAAGGTTGCTGAGAATGCGAAACGGCTCGATGTTGAATCCAGGAAAATATCGAACGTCGGCACCATCTCTAATATCAGATAGACCAGACATTCATCGTGAAAATAGTTCCAGAACTGACTGAGTCTTACTTCGAATAGTCAGATCCTCAAAGGCACTGATGAAAAGCAATTTCGTCGAACCCTTGTCATCGATCATTAGGTACAACAAGATACTTGCGTCTAACGCAGCTGCAGTTTACAGTCAAATATGTAATTAAACGTTTATAAAGCATAAGTACAATATGATACAGTTGTGAGATTTAATCAAGTTGTTcccgtttgaaaaaatcttgaatGTCTTTACCTTTTGTCATTTACCAAAACCTTCACCATTAAGCCTTAtgtaaatatcatttttatcacTTGTACATGAAAAGTTGGTCTTTGCGTAGCAGTTTAGCGAGACGAAAGTAGCCAATTTCATATCAGTGTTGTGAAAATAGGTTCACGCCTACGCAGTCCACAATTACGTCACATACGTCTTTAGGGAGAAGAAATTGGCCACTCGCGTCCCACAAAACTACCACGCAAAGCCCCACCACTTTTCAGTCATCTGTTACAAAAACTATCGTGTGTGACTCAGGCCAAAAGTTGGCGATTGCAACTTTTGTGATTGCCGCCCTAGCTTCGCTCATTGTCAGGCGCAAACTTCACACTCATCCCAATCGCCAATTTCCGTTCCTCGTCACACAATATAGTATTACTTATGAATTCAACCTCTTACATTTGACTGAGAATCTAAATATTGCATAACGAATTCCGTATCAACGTTTAGTTAAACTCCGAATATATGATACCCGTGTTTCCATACAGCTTGTTTAACTTACTTcagtaataatttatcacCTACACACACTGATTACGCACCTAGCAACAGAGGATCAGACGGTATATTTTAACCGGTGCAAATCCAAGCGGTAAACGGGGCGACTAAAGGCTCATatatgtgtaattattattctttggCTTTGAGATAAATCAGGTCTTCACATGTTAAAGCTCATTTTCACGGACGAAGATTgcgtgtaatatttttttcttaacataGTGTCATCCAAGTATATTGCACTCTAATAAAGTAACGGCCATAAGGGGAGAAGCAGGATAAAAATGTCTTTCATCGATAAGTAGGTATCATTGAAATACTACGAACCTAAAAGTATCAGACTTCAATCTCGATCGgtttgtgcaaaaaaaaatttgtaaaatacaaaaaaagtaACTCTTTTCTCAGGATTGACATGAccgatttgattgaaaattcaatatgaCATTGAAGAAGTCAAGAGTTTTCATAGACACAATGGACAGATTTTTAGCTTGTTTATACTTATGCTCGGAAAGCATCACAGTGAGAAACACAAACTtgaacgaaaatatttttttatcatgaattTAATACGGTAAAAATATCAGTATAGTCATAAGAAGAGGGGCAGCGCAGACAGTAATGGAGCGTCCAACAAAAATCCCAGCGCGCTGTCTCCCGGGGGGATAAGTTTTATCGAGTTATAAAATCGAGGATATCATAGAGAACAGGTAGAAGTTCTAGTATCTAATCAGCAAAAGGAAGTTTTGGCTCGATTACGACAAGCTCGCACCGCCTGGGGCAGGATGGGCTGATCACGATAATTCCTTTAACTCTGACTGAGGGATCAGACGAACATCACCGATCAGACTCCGGATCCGAACAGTTAGGGGGGCGATCAAGTCAAGCACAGTACGGAACGGAACTTTTCAAACAGAAAACAAACAGATATACCGGTGACTCAATCCCCACCTATGTATCCTagatatttgagaaaaatccgGATATAAAATCTGGGCAACTTACACTGTACGCATTTGAGGAAATCCCTAAGAACCAAACACATCGAGGTAAAAAGAATCAATAAGGCAGGGCTAGAAAAATTCGTAGTCCAGTTTGATCAAGGAGAAGCCAACCACTTTACTGGAAGGGGAATAAATAAGATAAATGCGAATTGCGTGGCATTAATccccaattcttgcattctTAAAGTTGGAATCATTCATAGGATCCCTACAGACTTTATAGAGCAGGGCATATGGGAGGGTCTTGACCCCTCATCAGAAAGAATAGTCGAAAAGTTTTAACTATGAAGGAGACGAACTGAACTTGAAAAAGGAGACCAAGACTCAGGCGCCGAACTGTGGGGCAGTCTTGGAGAAGTAGAGCTTAGGGACATGGTGCGGTCTCTTGATTTCAAAGTTACGGGGATTGGATCCGACTTCGATGTTGACAATGCCAGCTAATCTGCTCGGCTACAGCAATCCTCAAATACAATCATCTGCTTACAGTCGACAAAGAAACATCCAACATTGACTGCACGTGGGTGTAGATCATTTTCagtcttacaattagtcagATTTAACATGACTTAAAGATGTtgtgttttatttcaatgaaaacttACCGATAACGAAGCTTTCAAAAACAGTGAAAAAGGTgatcagattttttaaatcacaaCCACAATTCATATGTAAATAATGTACAGCAAATGTATTACCAGCACACTCCTGCTGGTTATTACCATAATTATATGAAATCAATATTTGCCATCGTTaaatcaatattattgtaaatgcTAGCATATCGCACAGTATAGGAAATTTTCGTGAAACGAAAACTCATGTACCACAACTGCGAGAAATTATCATAGgtaatttgtataaaatctTACACTCCTAAATAATGAAAGATTATAGTCTGTTTTGATACGCGAAGAtattaacaatattttgtttattacgGCACCAAAGGTGTTGTGTTGAATCAGCGAAAATACATATACAAGGCACGATATGCGAGATTCGTTGTCTCTTTTCATAACACAAGCTATTGAATCGGCTAGTCAGGgaggcggggggggggggggggggggggaggagggacCACAATAATCGAACTAAGGACAAGGTGTTCGACACATACATTCGGCGACTCGCATAACTCACACAAGTTAAGCATACAATACATATTTCCAAtatttacacatatatgtacTTATTTCTACAAGTCAAGAATATATTTAATACACCATTCTAACAGAATGCCTAATATATTTTCACGGCAAGCACAGTAATGgacgtaaaaaaatctgagaagTTATGCGGTGAAGAGAGAAGGGAGGGAGATTATTGACGATATAATAGTAACACAACACAAACGGCGATTTTACACCAAGTTTGAATAAGATTCTTTTTGTAAGATCATTTCATATATTGATCGCGTGGGGAATGATATACCAAAAATATTATCTTATCAATGATATGtccattttttgttcaattattaaaaatcgtagaaaatttttaaaattggcaATGCATGCAAAGTTATAGCCTGATTCAATTGAtttgttgattattttcactttttcaaaacGTAATTCAAAGTATTTGATCAAAATATTACTAAAAAATGCGAATGTGACGTATTGTGAccttgatgaaaatttgatatcaaaAAATGTCACGACGCGAATATAAGCCTGATAAACGAGCAATGACAGCCAGAATTTATTGAGGTGCCTGGAGTTATGCCAACATAGCATGCAGATAACAATATTTGAACTGCACTTTTCCATACTTTAATGTAAAATTCAGACGTGACCAttattcattcgaaaattgttcATAGTAAGGAATTGACCTGTAAGTTGACCTAGAATAAAGTTATGAACACCAGtgaaagagagggaaaaaaatgtccaGAGGAAACTTCAAACGTATTGAGTAACCTGTTTTTCTGGTAAAGAAAGGCTAGCTATTGAATCACAACGAAGTAGCTGGttagaataaaatataaaaaaaaaaaaaatgttcttgaCCTCAGGTGGATGGTACCGATTTTCCGGAAGGGTGCGAAGAGCAATTTGCAGATAACCGATCTGTGCGATCCCCCGAAGTTCGATGAGTCTGAAGGCCTCGGTGACAGGCTCGAAAGGTTAGCAAGGCAAGATCAAAATCATAACTCACTCTCGGAAATGGTGATGAAGTGTATTATGCTCTCGGTCTAGAGAATGGAGGAAGGAATTGAAGAGATCGAGCGACAAGTCGGAGAGTAAGCCAAGCTTGTTTCGAGCACTGTGTCGAGCATTCTGGGTTCCGTTCTCGCTGCAAGGAGCAATCATATTCTGCAAAGAGATGGTGGCTTGCATGATGGTGCCAGTGCTCCAGGGAAAGGTTATCAGCTACTTTGACCCTGGACAAAAATTGATGGATCGTCAACAGGCCCTGATATACGCTGGTCTCCTGGTCCTCCTAACTTTGGTCAACGTTTTGATCGATCATAATTACTATGCGCGAACGTTTGAACTGGGGATGCGATTCCGAGTTGCGTGTTCCGCCCTAATCTACCGCAAGGCGAGTGCACTTCGACTCGTAAAACATATATACACAAGACAAGACGGATTTTATATGTTGAACGTATTTCAGGTTCTGCGCCTGAATCAGTCTGCATTCGGAAGGACGGCTGAAGGTCAAATCACGAATCTGATAAGTAATGACCTCGCCCGCTTCGACATTGTCTTGCCATTCCTTAACTTCATCTGGATCGTGCCAATGCAGGTAATTTTCGGAAGCTACGTGACGTGCGTCATGGCGTGAAATTATGGTTCGGACCACTTACTTTTCTACAATCATTACAGGTATTGCTGTTGGGATACATGATGTGGCAATTCGTCGGTGAGGCTGTCCTGGTAGGAATCGGCGTAATGATCATGCAGACGATGCCTATTCAAGGGTATTTAAGCCACATTGCTGGTATACTGAGGGCCAAAATTGCTGTCAAAACGGACGAAAGGGTGCAACTGATGAGTGAGCTCGTTTCCGGAATACAGGTACAGTGCTATGAGCTCTTATCTCCGTACAACCCGAAATGAACCTTCTTTACTTGTAggtggtgaaaatgtactcCTGGGAAAAACCCTTCCAGACATTGGTGTCTAAAACTCGAGCGTTGGAGATCAAGCCGATTCGTTATACGTCGTACTTGAACGGAATACTCATGGGCATTACGGTGTTCTCTGACAGAGTAACACTATTTCTAACGCTTGTCACCTTTGTGCTAAGTGGCAATACCCTAAACGCTAAACTCACCTACACGTTAGCTACCCTATTTAATTTACTTCAACTGGCTTGCGCTTTTCGCTTCCCTATGGTTCTTATCATGATTGGAGAGACTCGTGTGACTTTGGAAAGAATAACGGTCAGTGGAACAACTTAAATTTCGTATACGGTAAGTTTGCAATTCACTTGAGACTTGCAATCCATTTTATTGttgacagaaatttttactattgGACGAAGTGGAACCTTCAAAGGAATCTGAATTTTCGGCTGACAATGGCAGGCTGGCTaacgaaaaatatacaattaaTGAAACACGTCTACAAAATGGGAATAAAACCGAAATGGTGAATTTCGACGTGAAATGATATAGCTATACTAGTATTCTGAAATGACGTATTGTATCTTTCATGATGTCTTTGTTCTCAGGAGTCTCTATTGACCAACAGAATGGGATACGTAGAGAGCAGTGGTAAACTGATTATAGAAAAGACTAAAGTAGGTGAACAAATTGAACGTGGTGTTGAAATCGAAATGGTGAACGTCTTCGCAAACTGGGTCCATGATCAGCTGCCACCTACTTTACACGAAGTATCACTGAAAATAAAGCGTCACTCACTTTCTGTGCTTGTGGGGCCTGTAGGCTCGGGAAAATCATCTTTACTCCACCTTTTACTGGGTGAGTTGTCAGTCAGAGCTGGAGGACTGTCGTTATTTAGTGGCGAAAACAGTGAGAAAACTAAAATCGGCAGACGGGACATTCGAATCTCTTACGCAAGTCAAAATCCTTGGATATTTCCCGCCACCATTCGCGAGAATATCATTTTCGGACAGTCATACGACAAAAAGAGATATCAAAAGGTGATCAAAATTTGTCTCTCTCGCGGGAATCCTGTTGAATTAAATACCTTTCGGTACACTCAACGCGTTTTCTAGGTGACGGAAGTTTGCGCACTCGTCAGAGACTTCGCTCAGCTTCCTCAAGGCGACTTGAGTCAGGCTGGAGAGAGAGGAGTCTGTTTGTCAGGGGGCCAAAAAGCTCGGGTGAACCTGGCAAGAGCCCTTTACAGAGAAGCTGATCTCTACTTGCTTGACGATCCTTTAAGCGCGGTCGATTCTCACGTGGGTAATCACTTGTTCAAAGAGTGCATCCAAGAGTTTCTAAAAAACAAGACCCGAATTCTAGTTACTCATCAATTGCAATATCTTCGGCAAGCTGACACTGTCATAGTTCTGAATCGCGTGAGTTGAGACCATCATTTTACATCGTTGGTTTGACCTGTTCAGAAAATTACAGAATAGTTGGCTTGATCTTTGGAACGTCTGATTGCAGGGCACCGTCAAGTGTCAGGGAACATATGAGGAGCTTGCTCAGATGAATCCCGATGTCCTGGCTTCGAAACAGTTGGAGGAATCCGACGAACCTAAACAAGTCAAAAACACTGATGAGGAGAACATGGAAGACGAGGTAGTCGCAGTTAACTATTATACGAGCAAGTAAACATATGTTGCAATGATCCTAGATCAGTTGATACTCATCTTGCGGTTGATCTCCGTTACTGAAAAGCTTCACGTGTGCTTATAGGAAATCACTTTGTCTGTGAATGATCAAGCTACGGAACTTTCTGAGAGCAAAGAGAATTTGGAGGATGTGGATGAGGAGGAAGTTGCGACAGGAAAAATAACGAGTGAAGTGTATAAGCGATACTTCTTGGCAGGTGGTAATCCATGCTCATTGATTTTTATAACGGCAACAATTATAATCGCGCAAGTGACCGCAAACACAAGTGATTACTGGTTGACCTACTGGACAAACCAGGATAGTCTAAGAAGTGTTGGCGATAATACAAGCTGCTCGAACCATACCAGGCATGATGATCAAGAGACCCAATGGTTTGACAAATACGGACTGCTGCGTAGAAATGTCGCGATTTATGTTTACACAGCGATAATTGTCACTtgcattttctttctcttattACGCAGTATTTTTTGTGTCAGAGTGTGCATGAACGCCAGTTGCAACATACACAATTACATGTTCGAGAACCTTCTGCGGGCACCCATGAAATTCTTCAACGCCAATCCTTCTGGTACGTTAGATATTTCAACCCAGAGGTGAACGATTTTAGCTACATATTATAGAAATCAAACCCAATTGTTTTTTCGAATCAGCATCGAGATTATCACCGCATGAAAATTACTCAGATTCGAGATTCAAACTGGGAAATTTCAATACTCACGATCCTGTTCTGTTTCTCTGTCTCTTCGTCACTATATTGTGATCTTAAGAGTCTGTTCAAACCTGCTTTATCCTTTATGGTGCATCTTTTGGGAAGAAGCTCACGATTAATTATCCTATTCCCTATGCAGGTAGAATTTTGAACCGATTTTCGAAGGATGTAGGCGTAATGGATGAACAAATCCCTAGAACCTTGATTGATGTGGTTCAGACTATTACTCTTACGATGGGTATATTTGCTATGGTAGCCATCATTAACCCGTGGACCATGATACCTGTGATAATATCAGGAGTAATTTTCTATGTCATCAGGATCTATTATCTCAGAACAGCTCGAGACATCAAGCGACTTGAAGGAGTAGGTAAGTTATGTTATACTTGCAAGGAACCCTAAATTGGTCGACTCTTCTGATTATTATTCAGTTAGTACATGTTGTAGTGCATCGAAAACTAAGAGACACGTATATTTCTTGTTCTACTAATAAACGGTTTAGAAGGGTGAAAACCAAAGATGGGTATCCAACGGGCCGATTTCTTGATGCGCTTGATGAATTTGAATGAAGCCAACGCTGAAATGTTTTATTAATGAATAGAAATATGTTTATTTAAcataataaatagaaaattttgGGGGTCGTTTTCACTCCTCTGCATCCATTATTagcagataaaaaaatgtacgtgTCTCTTGGTGCGCGATGCACTGCAACATATATAAACTAAATCAAAATGGGAGTAGACGACTTACCTAGGGTTCCTTGTTAGAAACTTGACCCACATTCAAACAGTTTAGGTAACGTAATTTTTGAATACTTATTCCTCTGTGTTAATATCAAATTTACGATGAATATTACCAAACATCTTTCACCTAATAGACGAATGCGATAATAATTGCAGTGAAAAGTCCTGTCTTTACTCACATCAAGTCTACTCTGGACGGACTGACGACTATTCGAAGCGGAGGTCCGATGGTGGGAGAAATGCTGCGTAAAGAATTTGATCAACTTCAAAACGTGCACTCAGGTGCCTGGTATCTCATCATTATCGCATCTTCTGCCTTTGGTCTTGTCCTCGATCTTGTTTCTTCTAGCTACATGGCTTTCATTTGTTTCGCCTTCATTCTGATAGACAACGGTACGTCTCACTGGATCTAAAGCGACAAGCGTCACTGAAGACTGGCAGAGATTAGGGGTACTCTCGAAGTTTCTCAATTGATGATATTTGTAGGAAATATTCTCGGAGGGTCTGTAGGCCTGGCCATATCCCAAAGTCTTACGCTGAACGGAATGGTTCAGTGGGGAATCAGAAGGAGTACGGAACTAGTATCGCAAATGGTCTCAGTTGAGAGACTACTTCAATACACGGACATACCCAAAGAGGGACCTTTCACGACTGACAAGCCTCCTCCGACCACTTGGCCTTCTAATGGTGGTTTAGTCTTCAAGGGTGTTTCTATGAAATATGCTGAAGACAAGCCTCCGGTCCTAAGGGTAACTTTGGAAATATTACTTTGATTCGTGTACATACTGCAAATGCACTGCTGTGTTAGTTGGAAATTTCTACAGTCATAATTTACTCTCTAAGACTTGTTCCAAAATCTGACTTTTCGCTGAGgtcgttttcaattttttcataaatttatttaacgaGCGGTTTACAGGATGACTATAAATTCCACTAGATTCATTTATTGAACGAAGATTCTTTAAAGCAAAAGTTTCAATGCCTGAACAGTGTGAATACACATTCACCTCTGCAATGTCTGTATCTTTTCTCCCATCACATCATTATAGGATCTGACAGTGACCATAGAGCCTGGCTGGAAGATTGGCATAGTCGGCAGAACTGGTGCAGGAAAATCTTCGCTCGTCTCAGCGCTCTTCCGTTTGAACGGAGATGGACTGGACGGGGAAATACTGTTGGACGGAATAAATACGAAGTCGATAGGACTGCACGAGCTGCGCCCCCACATCTCAGTCATCCCTCAGGAGCCAATATTGTTCTCGGCAAGTCTTCGGTACAACTTGGACCCCTTTAATGAATATTCGGACGACGAGCTGTGGGACAGTCTTCGAGAAGTGGAACTTGGAGATACGGTGCAATCTCTTGACTTCAAAGTTGCTGAGGGTGGATCTAACTTCAGTGTTGGACAACGCCAGCTTATCTGCTTGGCCAGAGCGATCATCAGAAATAAACAGCTGCTCATACTCGATGAAGCAACAGCCAACATTGACCGCAGGTTAGTGTACACTACGTTAAGACCCATGTTTTTATCTTAACTACGTCGGTTTTGTGTTTTGTATGgccaaaaaattattcgctAATCTTCTGAGCTGTTGATGTAACCCTCCCTAATCCGGTGCCAGGATTCATGACTCCTATTCAACCATAAGTGTACTCGTCGTTTTTCTAGCACTGACGCGCTGATTCAAAATACCATAAAACGAAAATTCGCCCATTGCACGGTCCTGACGATAGCGCATAGATTGAACACGATTATGGACAGTGACAGAGTTTTGGTCATGGAGAAAGGCTGTATTGTTGTATGTATAGTGATTTGAGATCGATCCTAAAGTTCGGGAACCAAAATTGCAGGTGTGTAAATAGTGGTTAAATCTGATTCTTATTAATTTCTTACGCAGGAATTTGGTCCTCCGCATTTACTGTTGAAAAATCACAATGGCCAGTTTTTCCAAATGCTCCAACAAACAGGAACGGCGACAGCGGCTAAACTTTCCCAAACTGCTGAAAGATCGTATTTCTTGAATTCCAAGTGTAAGAAAGTAATGGAAAGATGATAACGGAACTTTgcagtgaaaataaaactacTGAAGATAAAACATCGGCATTCTTGTTATTGTCATTCTTTATGTGTGACATTTCAATTCATCGCGTATTTAACATATTATGATTTGTGtataaaacaatatttcaCAAAAGATCTGTATCTAAAATAAAGTTACCCGTTTCCATTTCATTCCTGTGTCGGTGGattcaaatttgatatttttggtACGTGTAATACATATTCTACGGAAAGACTGGAACATCTGGCTGCTAGAAATTTGTGTCAGAATTAGAGCGAGTGCTATACTGATTCAGTACATTACCTAAGAGAATACGCTGATAGGTTAAATCCCCGAAGTATGAAAATCTTGGTCGAAGGCTTGATTAGAAAAAAGTGCTGTGGTTACATTggttttcttatttcaaatataagTCGTGGGATTTTGATACAAGTGAATTTTAAGTAAGAGCGAATCGAACCCTAATGAAACTTATTAAACCACATGACGgaagataataatttattgaattgtcacagtaaaaattacaataattctGATAGTTGATAAGTCGAAAGAACATTTGTGAATATAAATTCAACTTTGTCGTAAATATCATAACGGTACGTGTAATTTCGTCTCGAAAAATCTACTTTTCACAAAATTACCTAATGTAAATTCaactgattattttttctacacaTGATTTAAGGAAGAATTACCTTATCGTTATTTTATGACATTCGTTCGATGATTTGTGAACATGTCATAAATGATTTAACATATGCCAACTCGTGCGGCAACTCAATTGCGATTATATTTAATTGATACAAGTTGA belongs to Neodiprion lecontei isolate iyNeoLeco1 chromosome 5, iyNeoLeco1.1, whole genome shotgun sequence and includes:
- the LOC107225990 gene encoding ATP-binding cassette sub-family C member 4 → MNTSEREGKKCPEETSNVLSNLFFWWMVPIFRKGAKSNLQITDLCDPPKFDESEGLGDRLEREWRKELKRSSDKSESKPSLFRALCRAFWVPFSLQGAIIFCKEMVACMMVPVLQGKVISYFDPGQKLMDRQQALIYAGLLVLLTLVNVLIDHNYYARTFELGMRFRVACSALIYRKVLRLNQSAFGRTAEGQITNLISNDLARFDIVLPFLNFIWIVPMQVLLLGYMMWQFVGEAVLVGIGVMIMQTMPIQGYLSHIAGILRAKIAVKTDERVQLMSELVSGIQVVKMYSWEKPFQTLVSKTRALEIKPIRYTSYLNGILMGITVFSDRVTLFLTLVTFVLSGNTLNAKLTYTLATLFNLLQLACAFRFPMVLIMIGETRVTLERITKFLLLDEVEPSKESEFSADNGRLANEKYTINETRLQNGNKTEMESLLTNRMGYVESSGKLIIEKTKVGEQIERGVEIEMVNVFANWVHDQLPPTLHEVSLKIKRHSLSVLVGPVGSGKSSLLHLLLGELSVRAGGLSLFSGENSEKTKIGRRDIRISYASQNPWIFPATIRENIIFGQSYDKKRYQKVTEVCALVRDFAQLPQGDLSQAGERGVCLSGGQKARVNLARALYREADLYLLDDPLSAVDSHVGNHLFKECIQEFLKNKTRILVTHQLQYLRQADTVIVLNRGTVKCQGTYEELAQMNPDVLASKQLEESDEPKQVKNTDEENMEDEEITLSVNDQATELSESKENLEDVDEEEVATGKITSEVYKRYFLAGGNPCSLIFITATIIIAQVTANTSDYWLTYWTNQDSLRSVGDNTSCSNHTRHDDQETQWFDKYGLLRRNVAIYVYTAIIVTCIFFLLLRSIFCVRVCMNASCNIHNYMFENLLRAPMKFFNANPSGRILNRFSKDVGVMDEQIPRTLIDVVQTITLTMGIFAMVAIINPWTMIPVIISGVIFYVIRIYYLRTARDIKRLEGVVKSPVFTHIKSTLDGLTTIRSGGPMVGEMLRKEFDQLQNVHSGAWYLIIIASSAFGLVLDLVSSSYMAFICFAFILIDNGNILGGSVGLAISQSLTLNGMVQWGIRRSTELVSQMVSVERLLQYTDIPKEGPFTTDKPPPTTWPSNGGLVFKGVSMKYAEDKPPVLRDLTVTIEPGWKIGIVGRTGAGKSSLVSALFRLNGDGLDGEILLDGINTKSIGLHELRPHISVIPQEPILFSASLRYNLDPFNEYSDDELWDSLREVELGDTVQSLDFKVAEGGSNFSVGQRQLICLARAIIRNKQLLILDEATANIDRSTDALIQNTIKRKFAHCTVLTIAHRLNTIMDSDRVLVMEKGCIVEFGPPHLLLKNHNGQFFQMLQQTGTATAAKLSQTAERSYFLNSKCKKVMER